The following coding sequences are from one Pseudonocardia sp. HH130630-07 window:
- the greA gene encoding transcription elongation factor GreA — protein MTDTQATWLTQDAYDRLKSELDGLIENRPVIAAEINARREEGDLKENGGYHAAREEQGQQEARIRQLQELLRTAQVGTAPSSADEATPGTVLTIKYDDDDTEKVLLGSREEGSHGDLQVISPNSPLGAALLGAKPGDTREYQLPDGGSMKVSLVEIEAFTS, from the coding sequence GTGACGGACACCCAGGCCACCTGGCTGACCCAGGACGCCTACGACCGGCTGAAGTCCGAGCTGGACGGGTTGATCGAGAACCGGCCCGTCATCGCCGCCGAGATCAACGCTCGGCGCGAGGAGGGTGACCTCAAGGAGAACGGCGGCTACCACGCCGCCCGTGAGGAGCAGGGCCAGCAGGAGGCCCGCATCCGCCAGCTCCAGGAGCTGCTGCGGACCGCCCAGGTCGGCACCGCCCCGAGCAGCGCCGACGAGGCGACCCCGGGCACCGTCCTCACCATCAAGTACGACGACGACGACACCGAGAAGGTGCTGCTCGGCTCCCGCGAGGAGGGCAGCCACGGCGACCTGCAGGTGATCTCCCCGAACTCCCCGCTGGGCGCGGCGCTGCTGGGCGCGAAGCCCGGCGACACCCGCGAGTACCAGCTGCCCGACGGCGGGAGCATGAAGGTCAGCCTCGTCGAGATCGAGGCCTTCACCAGCTGA
- the ilvA gene encoding threonine ammonia-lyase, which produces MVAPPDAAVIPPVTAADVYSARELLTGVVRTTPVVGARALSALAGTDVRLKCENLQRTGSFKIRGAYTRIARLSAGERAAGVIAASAGNHAQGVALAARLLGVRATVFMPERAALPKVDATRGYGAEVVLAGETVDEAVGHAVAAAERSGAVFVHPFDHPDIIAGQGTVGCEILEQAPEAGTVLVSAGGGGLLGGIAAVLREHRPDTRIVGVQAAGAAAWPSSLAAGRPLPLGGMRTMADGIAVGRPGDVTYPQVAGLIDDLVTVGEDALSGALVHCLERAKLVVEPAGAAPVAALMETPDRFPGPVVAVLSGGNVDPLVMLQVIRHGLVGSSRYLTLHVQIPDRPGALAELLARVGTLGGNVTDVAHSRIGGALPVGEVDVELSLETRGPEHRDTIVAALREAGHAVTAPS; this is translated from the coding sequence ATGGTCGCCCCACCGGACGCCGCCGTCATCCCGCCGGTCACCGCCGCCGACGTGTACTCCGCCCGCGAGCTCCTGACCGGGGTGGTGCGCACCACCCCGGTCGTCGGGGCCAGGGCACTGTCCGCGCTCGCGGGTACCGATGTCCGCCTGAAGTGCGAGAACCTGCAGCGGACCGGCTCGTTCAAGATCCGCGGCGCCTACACCCGGATCGCCCGGCTGAGTGCCGGTGAGCGCGCCGCGGGCGTGATCGCCGCCTCTGCGGGCAATCATGCCCAGGGGGTCGCGCTCGCGGCCCGGTTGCTCGGGGTGCGAGCGACGGTCTTCATGCCGGAGCGTGCCGCGCTGCCCAAGGTCGACGCGACCCGCGGTTACGGGGCCGAGGTCGTCCTGGCCGGGGAGACGGTCGACGAGGCCGTCGGCCACGCGGTCGCGGCGGCGGAGCGGTCGGGTGCGGTGTTCGTGCACCCCTTCGACCACCCGGACATCATCGCGGGGCAGGGGACGGTCGGCTGCGAGATCCTCGAACAGGCACCCGAGGCCGGGACGGTGCTCGTCTCCGCGGGCGGCGGCGGACTGCTGGGCGGGATCGCCGCGGTGCTGCGAGAGCACCGGCCGGACACCCGGATCGTGGGGGTCCAGGCGGCGGGCGCGGCGGCGTGGCCGTCGTCGCTGGCGGCCGGGCGCCCGCTGCCGCTCGGTGGCATGCGGACGATGGCCGACGGCATCGCGGTGGGCCGCCCGGGGGACGTGACCTATCCGCAGGTGGCCGGCCTGATCGACGATCTCGTCACGGTCGGGGAGGACGCGCTGTCCGGCGCGCTGGTGCACTGCCTGGAACGGGCGAAGCTGGTCGTGGAACCGGCCGGGGCCGCTCCGGTCGCCGCGCTGATGGAGACGCCCGACCGCTTCCCGGGCCCGGTGGTCGCCGTGCTGTCCGGTGGCAACGTCGACCCGCTGGTGATGCTGCAGGTCATCCGGCACGGTCTGGTCGGCTCGTCGCGCTACCTGACCCTGCACGTGCAGATCCCGGACCGGCCCGGTGCGCTCGCGGAACTCCTGGCCCGGGTCGGGACGCTCGGCGGGAACGTGACCGACGTCGCGCACTCCCGGATCGGCGGCGCGCTCCCGGTGGGGGAGGTCGACGTCGAGCTGAGCCTGGAGACGCGCGGCCCGGAGCACCGGGACACGATCGTCGCGGCGCTGCGGGAGGCCGGGCACGCGGTGACCGCGCCGTCCTGA
- a CDS encoding cystathionine gamma-synthase, which produces MQGFSTRAIHAGQEPDPTTGAVTTSIHTSSTYAQDGVGGTRGGYEYSRSANPTRTVWEECLAALEGGRHARAFGSGMGATDTLLRILLRPGDHLVIPHDAYGGTFRLVDKVLSGFGVEHTPVDLGDLDATRAAIRPTTKVIWSETPTNPLLGIADIAGLAGVAREADARLVVDNTFASPYLQTPLALGADVVVHSTTKYVGGHSDVVGGALVTDDDELAERISFTQNSVGSVPGPFDAWLTLRGAKTLAVRMERHCDNAERVVEMLQAHPAVSQVLYPGLPEHPGHEAAAKQMRRFGGMVSFLAAGGRDAALRICAGTRLFTLAESLGGVESLIEHPGQMTHASTAGSMLEVPDNLVRLSVGIEDAEDLLDDLRTALDTAR; this is translated from the coding sequence ATGCAGGGCTTCTCCACGCGCGCCATCCACGCCGGTCAGGAACCGGACCCGACAACGGGCGCCGTCACGACCTCCATCCACACGAGCTCGACCTACGCCCAGGACGGCGTCGGCGGGACCCGCGGCGGGTACGAGTACTCGCGCAGCGCCAACCCGACCCGGACCGTGTGGGAGGAATGCCTGGCCGCGCTGGAGGGCGGACGGCACGCCCGCGCGTTCGGCTCCGGCATGGGGGCGACGGACACCCTCCTGCGGATCCTGCTGCGGCCGGGGGACCACCTGGTCATCCCGCACGACGCCTACGGCGGCACCTTCCGCCTGGTGGACAAGGTGCTCTCCGGGTTCGGCGTCGAGCACACCCCGGTCGACCTGGGTGACCTCGACGCGACCCGGGCCGCGATCCGCCCGACGACGAAGGTGATCTGGTCGGAGACCCCGACCAACCCGCTGCTCGGCATCGCCGACATCGCGGGCCTGGCCGGAGTCGCCAGGGAGGCCGATGCCCGGCTGGTCGTGGACAACACGTTCGCCTCGCCGTACCTGCAGACTCCGCTGGCGCTGGGCGCCGACGTCGTCGTGCACTCGACGACGAAGTACGTCGGCGGGCACTCCGACGTCGTCGGCGGCGCCCTGGTCACCGACGACGACGAGCTCGCCGAGCGCATCTCGTTCACCCAGAACTCGGTCGGCTCGGTGCCCGGCCCGTTCGACGCCTGGCTGACGCTGCGCGGGGCGAAGACGCTGGCCGTGCGCATGGAGCGGCACTGCGACAACGCCGAGCGGGTCGTGGAGATGCTGCAGGCCCACCCGGCGGTGTCGCAGGTGCTCTACCCGGGCCTGCCCGAGCACCCCGGCCACGAGGCCGCCGCGAAGCAGATGCGCCGGTTCGGCGGGATGGTGTCCTTCCTCGCCGCCGGGGGCCGCGACGCCGCGCTGCGGATCTGCGCCGGGACGAGGCTGTTCACCCTCGCCGAGTCCCTCGGCGGGGTCGAGTCGCTGATCGAGCACCCGGGCCAGATGACGCACGCGTCCACCGCGGGTTCCATGCTGGAGGTCCCGGACAACCTGGTGCGCCTGTCCGTCGGCATCGAGGACGCCGAGGACCTCCTCGACGACCTGCGCACCGCCCTGGACACCGCCCGCTGA
- a CDS encoding cystathionine beta-synthase: MRYVEHVVDLVGNTPLVRLGATAEGIAPPVLAKVEYLNPGGSVKDRIALRMVEAAEASGELRPGGTIVEPTSGNTGVGLAMVAQRRGYRCVFVCPDKVGEDKRNVLKAYGAEVVVCPTAVAPDHPDSYYRTSDRLVSEIDGAWKPNQYANPANPESHYHSTGPEIWEQTDGKITHFVAGIGTGGTISGIGRYLKEVSGGAVRIIGADPEGSVYSGGTGRPYLVEGVGEDFWPTTYDRSVCDEIVAVSDGDSFHMTRRLAREEALLVGGSCGMAAVAALRVAATLPADAVVVVLLPDGGRGYLGKVFNDSWMASYGFLPPSQGATIGDVLRRKDGSMPALVHAHPNETVADAALYLREFGVSQMPVVNAEPPVMAAEVAGSVVERDLLDALFTGRAELADRLEDHMSPPLPTLGAGESLQDAMEAFAKADAALVLEDGKPAGVVTRSDVIAFLGNG, from the coding sequence ATGCGCTACGTCGAACACGTCGTCGACCTGGTCGGGAACACACCGCTCGTCCGGCTGGGGGCGACGGCGGAGGGCATCGCCCCGCCGGTCCTCGCCAAGGTCGAGTACCTGAACCCCGGCGGCTCGGTGAAGGACCGGATCGCCCTGCGGATGGTGGAGGCCGCCGAGGCCTCCGGTGAGCTGCGTCCCGGCGGCACGATCGTCGAGCCGACGTCGGGCAACACCGGGGTCGGGCTGGCGATGGTCGCGCAGCGCAGGGGCTACCGGTGCGTGTTCGTCTGCCCGGACAAGGTCGGCGAGGACAAGCGCAACGTGCTCAAGGCCTACGGGGCCGAGGTCGTCGTCTGCCCGACGGCGGTGGCCCCCGACCACCCGGACTCCTACTACCGCACCTCCGACCGCCTGGTCTCCGAGATCGACGGCGCCTGGAAGCCGAACCAGTACGCCAACCCGGCGAACCCCGAGTCGCACTACCACTCGACCGGACCGGAGATCTGGGAGCAGACCGACGGGAAGATCACGCACTTCGTCGCGGGCATCGGCACCGGCGGCACCATCTCGGGCATCGGGCGCTACCTCAAGGAGGTCTCCGGCGGCGCCGTGCGGATCATCGGCGCGGACCCGGAGGGCTCGGTCTACTCCGGCGGCACCGGGCGTCCGTACCTGGTCGAGGGTGTCGGCGAGGACTTCTGGCCGACCACCTACGACCGCAGCGTCTGCGACGAGATCGTCGCCGTGTCCGACGGTGACTCGTTCCACATGACGCGGCGCCTCGCCCGGGAGGAGGCGCTGCTCGTCGGCGGCTCCTGCGGGATGGCGGCCGTGGCGGCGCTGCGGGTGGCCGCGACGCTGCCGGCGGACGCGGTGGTCGTCGTGCTGCTCCCGGACGGCGGTCGTGGCTACCTGGGCAAGGTGTTCAACGACAGCTGGATGGCGAGCTACGGCTTCCTGCCGCCGTCGCAGGGCGCCACCATCGGTGACGTGCTGCGCCGCAAGGACGGGTCGATGCCCGCTCTGGTGCACGCCCACCCGAACGAGACGGTCGCTGACGCGGCGCTCTACCTGCGCGAGTTCGGTGTGTCCCAGATGCCCGTGGTGAACGCCGAGCCGCCGGTGATGGCGGCCGAGGTGGCCGGCTCGGTCGTCGAGCGGGACCTGCTCGACGCGCTGTTCACCGGCCGGGCCGAGCTGGCCGACCGGCTGGAGGACCACATGTCACCGCCGCTGCCGACACTCGGGGCGGGGGAGTCGCTGCAGGATGCGATGGAGGCGTTCGCCAAGGCGGACGCGGCGCTGGTGCTCGAGGACGGCAAGCCGGCGGGCGTCGTCACCCGGTCCGACGTCATCGCCTTCCTCGGCAACGGGTGA
- a CDS encoding pyridoxamine 5'-phosphate oxidase family protein, with protein MTSWGEFRAAEPEFAGLAERILGRGVALVIATLRADGSPRVSGLEIVLDGGELAFGSMPGSRKGADLRRDPRFALHAAPADQSGGAMGDGDLKVSGRAVWTGPLAGSIPGDGFQAELGEVVWTGVNEARNRLVVRWWSPGSGLRSVERE; from the coding sequence ATGACGTCGTGGGGAGAGTTCCGGGCCGCCGAGCCCGAGTTCGCGGGTCTGGCCGAGCGGATCCTGGGCCGCGGGGTGGCTCTGGTGATCGCGACCCTGCGGGCGGACGGGTCGCCGCGCGTCTCCGGCCTCGAGATCGTGCTCGACGGCGGCGAGCTCGCCTTCGGCTCGATGCCGGGCTCGCGCAAGGGGGCCGACCTGCGCCGCGATCCCCGGTTCGCGCTGCACGCCGCGCCGGCCGACCAGTCCGGCGGGGCCATGGGGGACGGCGACCTGAAGGTGTCCGGGCGCGCGGTCTGGACCGGCCCGCTGGCCGGCTCGATCCCCGGTGACGGGTTCCAGGCCGAGCTCGGCGAGGTCGTGTGGACGGGGGTGAACGAGGCCCGCAACCGCCTCGTCGTCCGGTGGTGGTCACCCGGGTCGGGGCTGCGGTCGGTCGAGCGGGAGTGA